Sequence from the Camelus dromedarius isolate mCamDro1 chromosome 12, mCamDro1.pat, whole genome shotgun sequence genome:
tctttgtgctatttgGCATAGGGTAGAAGTAAGGGTAAAAAGGGTACCCTCCCTTTTATTTTCAATTGAGACATGACTTACACagcataaattaaaataataaagtgtacaatttggtggTGGTTAGTATATGTACAAGGTTCGGCAACCCTCATGTGGTATGATTCCAGAATGTCTTTTagcacccccaaaagaaactgcATACCCATTATCTGTCATTCTCCACATGAGATTGAGGACTGGGTGCTGGCGAAGCTGTCACCtggttaattttttgtatatggtgtgaggtaggggtccaacatcattcttttgcacgtgatgatccagttgtcccagcaccacgTTTTGAGGAGACTATTCGTTCCCCATTTGAATGGTCTtagcacctttgttgaaaatcagttggtCATacatgtatgggtttatttctggagtctCAGTTACATTCCTGTCATCTgaatgtctgtctttatgcctgTACCACagtcataatttttaattaaaattttaaaaattgaggtaacattggtttataacattatatgtttTACATGTACaacattgtatttcttttttttaatttattaaaaaaaatttttttttaatggaggtactggggattgaacccaggaccttgtgcatgctaagcatgtgctcaaccactgagctataccctcctccaacattatatttctatttatttctatttttgtgtacCCTACAGCATgatcaccaccaaaaatttagtttccatccatcagTATACAGTTGattccctttacccattttgtaCCTCCATCCATCAGTATACAGTTGattccctttacccattttgtacctccttcccctctggtaatcagtactcttctctgtatctatgtgtttgtttttgttttttcattaattttgtttgtttgtttttatattccacataggagtgaagtcatacagtattCGTCtatctctgtcttatttcatttaggGTGAGatcaaggtccatccacgttactgcaaatggcaagatttgtttctttttttttttaatagctgagtagtattccattgtatatatactcatcttctttatccattcatccattaaatggcacataggttgtttccatatgttggatattgtaaataatgctaacATAGGATTGCATATAtgttttcgaattagtgtttttgctttctttggataatacccaggagtggaattgctggattgtatagtaggtttattttaaatttttgaggaatctctatattgtcttccatagtggctgcactactTTTATAttaccaacagtgcacgagggttctcttttctccacatcctcacccacatttaattcttgcctttttttttttatagtagccattctaataggcatgaggtgatatctcattgtagtttacacttgcatttccttgatgattagtgacattgaatatattttcatgtaactgttggccatctgtatgtctttggaaaaatgtctcttcagcctctcttgcttttttttttttttaactttccccccccacctctgcttatttttcaattgagatgtttaggtttttttttgtttgtttgtttttgttttttttttggtggggggtaataaggtttatttatttaaatggaggtactggggattgaacccagaaccttgtgcatgctaagcatgtgctctaccactgagctatatacctttCCCAGCgagatattaatcctttatcagatatatcatttgcaaatacctttTCCCATTTgctgggttgtctttttattttgttgatggtttcctttgctctgtagaagctttttagtttgatgtagtcccatttgtttgtttttgcttttgtttcccttgcccaAGGAGACATATCTAGAAAGATATTgttaagaccaatgtcaaagagtatactgcctttgttttcttctaggagttttatggtttcaggtgttACATTCAAgtgtttaatctattttgagttgatttttgtgtatggtgtgagatagtggtctagtttcattttttttgcatgtggctgtcaaGTTTTCACAACagccatttattgaagagactattctttcttcGTTATATGTTCTTTGCTccttgttgtaaattaattgtccatatacacatgggtttatttctgggtcctcaattctgttccattgatctatgtgcctgtttttctgctaataggattttttttttttttgcctactaTGACTTTGTAATATAGTGcaaaatcagggagtgtgatgcttccagctttgttcttctttttttttattttccagaattgctttggctatttgaggtcatttgtggttccatgtacattttagaattttttgttctgtttttgtgaaAAATCTCCTTgagattttgataaggattgcattgaatctgtagattgctttaggatttttaacaatgttaattcttccgatccatgagcatggaatgtctttccacttatttgtgtgttcagtttcttttaatactcttatagttttcagtgtacaggtctttcacctacttggttaaatttattcctaggtgttttattcttttttttgtgattgtcaatgggattattttcttaatttctctttctgctggcTCATTGTTAGCATATAGAAGCACAACAGATTTTTATACGTTGACTTTTGTACTCTGCACCTTTACTGTagccatttattatttctaatttttttggtggagtctttaagGTTTTATATATGTAAAGTCATGTCATccacaaatagtgacagttttgctTCTCCTTTCCAGTtggatactttttatttctttttcttgcctaattgctctggctaggacttccaatactatgttgaataagagtgggcatccttgtcttattcttgaTTTTAGAGGGAtacctttcagtttttcaccattgagtatgatgttagctgtggttttgtcatatatgacctttattacgCTGAGGTACATTCCTTCTGTACCCACTTTActaagagtttttaatcataaatgggtgttgaatcttatcaaatgctttttctgcatctgttgaggtgaccatataatttttaCGTTTCAGTTTGTTAAAGTATGtgtcatgttgattgatttgtggatgttgaactATCCCtgcatccctgaaataaatcccgTGTGATTctggtgtatgatcctttcaaTGTACTATTATATtcaatttggtaatattttgttgaagatttttgcatctacgtTACTCAGAGATATTAGCCtctaattttttgtgtgtgtgttctttggttttggtatGGGTGATGTTGGCCTTGAAAAATAAGTTAGGAAaagttccctcctcttcaatttttgggaatagtttgagaaggatagatagTAAATCTTTGTTTGGTTGAATTCACCTGTGAaactgtctggtcctggactcttTTTGCGGGGGAGCTTTTCAAGGACTGTTTCAGTCTTCTTGCTAGTGAtcagtctattcagattttccatttctccATGATTTAGTCTTGGAAGGTTGTGTGATTTTAAGAATTTGTcccttctaggttgtccaatttgttggtgtatagctgtttataatattctcttactgtttgttttctgtggtaTCCAttgctattttttctcttttgcttcttatttcatttatcagagccttctctcttttttcttggtgaatctagctaaaggtttgtcagtactaccacactgtcttgattaccatAGTGGGTACCTTTTTATAAGCAGGATAAGGTTCTAGCTTTACCACtgaagagaatataaaataatacagacTTCTGTCCCAAAGTAGTCATATTTTTTTGTGCTCCTGCTaacattttaccttaaaaaaatggTCCAATGAGTATCATTAAATTCAACCAAATAGCAACACTGCTGTCATATTGCTGTTACTCCTAAATAGTAAGTTTGTTGAAGATAGAACTTACGTGTTTATATTTATGCCTAACACAGTGATCATTACATGGATTCTTAATATTAAAAGAGTCTTATTAAAGCAGGAAAAGTTAGGGGATGAGTCATAGTATAAGCAGTGAAATGTCATTGGGAAGAGTAGGGGATGATGAAATAGGTAAAATGAGGTTTTCAGAAGCAGACCTGGATGAGAATAAAATGTGTGGGATAGGAGTGAGGGAGATAATTGTTTCCCCAAATATGTTCCCTGTTGTTATGGAAACAGCAAACAGACATTCCCAATTTATAGGGTggtccccattttaaagattctCACCCACGGTTAGACCATGTGTTTGGATTCTTGGTTCCAGAACCATCATCCCTGTCCCTGTTGTGGTTTGACAGGGAGTGTTTGCCATCGTGGAGATGGGGGACGTGGCTACCCGGGAAGCTGTCCTGTCACAGCCTCAGCACAGCCTGGGGGGCCATCGCCTGAGGGTCCGGCCACGGGAGCAGAAAGAGTTTCAGAGCCCAGCCTCCAAGTCCCCTAAAGGAGCCGCCCCCGATAGTCACCAGCTGGCTAAAGCACTAGCTGAGGCTCCGGACGTGGGGGCACAGATGGTGAAGCTGGTGGGGCTGAGGGAGCTCTCCGAGGCTGAGCGGCAGCTTCGGAGCCTCGTGGTGGCCCTGATGCAGGAGGTCTTCACAGAGTTCTTCCCTGGTGAGTCGCCTCCCTCATCGTGTCTGAGCCCTCCCTGTCCTTCCTTCGCTGTCTGCATCCCCTGTCCTCCCTCAGCCAGCAGTGTTCATTtacttgcttttccatctctgtGCCCTGTTATGTTCTTCCACTAGTTAGTCCCTGCAGTGTCTCTTGacctttcttctctgctttgcACCCAGGCTGTGTGGTCCATCCTTTTGGCTCTTCCATAAACAGCTTTGATGTCCATGGCTGTGATCTTGACCTCTTCCTGGATCTGGGGGACTTGGAAGAGCCCCAGGTATGTGACCAGGGCGGCAGCTGTGAAGAGGCAGTGGGAATGGCCATGTGACTCTTGGCAAGCACTTATCTCATGCCttagttcctcatctgtagaatggggatagGACCTGCCTGAAAGTGTTATTGTAACTGGAGAGATGTGAATGTGTGTGGGTATTGGATAGGATGAAATAAATTGACATGAGATAGATGGCACTTGTAACAGGAAGAAAGCCAGATTTCAAAATGGCGTGTATCATATCTTATTGGGGTGggtggaatatatacatatacatacatatatatatatataaatctccAATAAGATATTATAACATATACATAACCCattattgtatgtgtgtgtatatgtatgtatacatatacaccccccccccatgtttttgcttatctgtatttttctAACATCTAATGTACAGATTCTGCCTTGGGAATAGGAAagggttattttgttttgttttgttttggttcttggtggtggggggagctAATAGGGTTTAttgatttatccatttatttttaatggaagtactggaggttgaatctaggaccttgtgcatgctaagcccaaGTTTTTAAATACACTATTTGCAGGTTCACAGCTAAATTGAGCAGAATGTACAGGGTTCCCATTTACCCCTCccacaaaagttttttttttttatttcttttttcattctctctctccctccacacacacacacacacacactcacagtttatattttctgaatcatttgacaGTAGGTTGCATACATCATGCCCCTTTGGTCCTTAATGTTCTTGTGTGTATTACCTAAGAACAAAGGTACTCCAGTGTATAACCACATTACAGCGCTCGAGTTGAGGAAATGTTACAGTGGTAAAATATAAAAGCGCTTTACAAAATGAATCTACGTTCCATACTTGTTTTGTCAGCTACCCTGACAGTGGATAGCTGTGTCGTCTTTTTAGTCTTCTTCAATCTGAAAGAGTTCCactgctttttttaatttttcatgacaTAATATTTTTGTAGAATACAGACCATTTATTTCATGGCATAAaaaggttaattttaaaaagggctcatgaggattaaatgaattaatactcTAAGGCCTTTAGAATAGGTCCTGGCCCATAAGAGTCAGTAATAGATATATCTTGGGGCTGGAATGTTCCCCAGTTAGGCGACAGCAGGAGAGGCATTTACTCAGCTTGTTTCCATCCCCAGCCAGCCCCCAAGGCTCCACAGTCTCCATCCTTGGACTCAGCCCTGGCATCTCCACTGGACCCTCAAGCCCTGGCCTGCACCCCAACCTCTCCTCCAGACTCACAGCCTCCAGCTTCTCCCCAAGACTCAGAAGCCCTggactttgaagttccttcttcCTCCCGGGCACCCCGGACCCCAGACTCTGCTTTGGCCTCTGAGACCGTCGCCTCTCCCcattccctgcctccagcctcaccaCTGCTGGAGGACCCAGGAGAGGGGGACCTGGGGAAGGCCGTGGAACTGGCAGAGGCCCTGAAGGGGGAGAAATCAGAAGTGGGGGGCATGCTGGAGCTGGTGGGATCCATTCTTCGGGGCTGTGTCCCTGGAGTGTACCGAGTCCACACTGTGCCCTCTGCCCGACGTCCTGTGGTCAAGTTCTGCCATCGTCCTTCGGGTCTCCATGGTGACATCTCCTTCAGTAATCGGTACCTCTGTttaggaggtggggaggtgggcaagCTGGGCACTCTAGGGTGGGTGAGGAGGGACCCCTGCACCCACTGAGTCTTGAGGTTGTCCTTGTTTGGTCCTGTCTTTTTGACACTCATCTCATGTCTGGCTTTCATTTCAATGTTCAGAATGTGTGTTTCTTGGGATACTGTTTTTAAGGATTTAGGAAAGAGTTCCGTGGTTGGATAGTTTGGGAAATGCTAAGTTAAACACGACGggtttctccctttcctccctctcccccacttcctcttaccccctctttctcctttccttcctttctcccctcttcctatctttgtttctttgcatAGTAAAGACTCTGATCAGTCTTGTAATAACATGCTCTGTGACTGTCCAAGACATTTGTAGGATGTAGTGTTTCCCAAACACATTTGACATTCTTTTGTACACACTCTGGCCAGACCATGTCAGAAGACACTGTGGGAAACCCTCTTTTGGCCTTATTCCAGCTGGCCCCCATTACACAAGTCTGGAATAAGAGCTGGGGTAGGGGTGATAGGATCCTGAGCCCTAACACCCTTGACTCCTCTCTGTCCCAGGCTGGCGCTGCATAACTCCCGCTTCCTGAGTCTCTGCTCTGAGCTGGATGGGCGAGTACGGCCCCTTGTGTACACTCTGCGCTGCTGGGCTCAGGGTCGAGGACTGTCAGGTGAGAATGAGTCAGGACAGGCTTGGGGCAGTGTTGGTGTCGGGGCAAAGGCAGGGAttcagggagaggaggaaggtaGGTCCAGGAGCTGGGGTTCAGAAAGCTGCCTATGAAGAGAGCAGAAACACCTCTAATCTAACTggaattattaattatttacCCAGGGAGTGGCCCACTTCTCAATAACTACGCTTTGACCTTGCTCGTGATCTATTTCCTTCAGACCAGGGACCCTCCTGTGTTGCCCACAGTGTCCCAGCTCACCCAGAAAGCAGGTACAGCAACCCAACTTCCACCCGCCCTATCTCCTTAGCTTCATCTGTCTTCTTCATCTCACTTAGACACACTGAGCTTCCCTGGGAATGAGATCTCTGCTATCACCCCCATTTCCACACCCTTCCTTCTCAGTCTTCCTGCTTGCAGGCTGACCCTCACCATTTTCACTTTCGTAGGTGAGGGTGAACAGGTGGAGGTTGATGGCTGGGACTGTAGTTTCCCCAGGGATGCCTCAAGACTGGAGCCCAGCACCAACAAAGAGCCCCTGAGTGAGTTTGGGGAGCCTGTTAGAAACTAATAAATGATGCTAATCACAACAGTGGGTAACATACATCACACagttactgtgtgccaggcctggtTCTCACAGCAGCCTCGTGGGATAGCTAATATTGTTCTtgccactttacagataaagaaaccatGCCTTGGAGTAattaagtggcttgcccaaggttacCAAGGTTGTCAAGGCCAGTAAGGGGAAGGAGCAGTACTGGGAGGCATGGGGAGACAGGTTTGACTTCTTGTTTATAGGGATTGGAGGAGCCTGGCTCTGGCACTCTTCTCAGCCACTTGGGCgagaaaaagaagggaatggCTCTGGTGCAGGGCTGACCTCAGTTCTGGCCTCTAAATGACCCCTTTTCCctggtcttcctcctcctccaggttcCCTGCTGGCCCAGTTCTTCTCCTGCGTCTCTTGTTGGGATCTTCGTGGCTCACTGCTGTCCCTGCGGGAGGGTCAGGCATTGCCTGTGGCAGGGGGCCTGCCCTCTAATCTCTGGGAGGGCCTGCGCCTTGGCCCCATGAATCTCCAGGACCCTTTTGACCTGAGTCACAATGTGGCAGCCAATGTGACCAGCCGGGTGGCTGGGCGGCTACAGAACTGCTGCCGAGCAGCAGCCAATTACTGCCGAAGCCTCCAGTACCAGCGCCGTTCCTCCCGAGGTCGGGACTGGGGGCTGCTTCCCCTTCTGCAGCCCAGCTCCCCTAGCTCCCTGCTGTCTGCAACACCCATCCCTTTACCCCCGGCTCCCTTCACCCAGCTCACTGCTGCCCTGGTCCAGGTGTTAAGGGAAGCATTGGGGTGCCATATAGAACAGGGAACCAAGAGACTGCGGTCAGAGGGAGTTGGAACTGGGGAATCTCCCCAGGGAGGAACAAGCAAACGATTGAAACTAGACAGTGAGAAAAATAGCtgtgaggaggggcaggaggagcagcagggaTGTGCAGGGGACCACGGTGAAGATGGGGTGGAAGAAATGGTGATAGAGGTTGGGGAGACAGTGCAGGACTGGGCCATGAGGAGCCCTGGGCAGCCAGGGGAGCTGCCCCTGACAACCAGAAAGCATCCAGCCACTGGAGAAGAGGGGCAGTCAGGCCCTGCAGCGCTGGCTGAGCAGGGGCCCAAAAGACCTGAGGCCACCCAAGAAAGGTCTGAGGGCGAGACAGAGAAGGGGGCTTCGCTTTCCTCAGTGAGCTGGCGCTGTGCCTTGTGGCACCGAGTATGGCAGGGGCGGCGGCGTGCCCGGAGACGTTTGCAGCAGCAAACCAAGGAGGGAGATGGAGGCAGTGCTGGCACAGGAGCAGGATGGCTGGCAACTGAGGCGCG
This genomic interval carries:
- the TUT1 gene encoding speckle targeted PIP5K1A-regulated poly(A) polymerase — translated: MAEVDSDVEPLPRGGFRCCLCHVTTANRPSLDAHLGGRKHRHLVELRAARKAQGLRSVFVSGFPRDVDSTQLSEYFQAFGPVASVVMDKDKGVFAIVEMGDVATREAVLSQPQHSLGGHRLRVRPREQKEFQSPASKSPKGAAPDSHQLAKALAEAPDVGAQMVKLVGLRELSEAERQLRSLVVALMQEVFTEFFPGCVVHPFGSSINSFDVHGCDLDLFLDLGDLEEPQPAPKAPQSPSLDSALASPLDPQALACTPTSPPDSQPPASPQDSEALDFEVPSSSRAPRTPDSALASETVASPHSLPPASPLLEDPGEGDLGKAVELAEALKGEKSEVGGMLELVGSILRGCVPGVYRVHTVPSARRPVVKFCHRPSGLHGDISFSNRLALHNSRFLSLCSELDGRVRPLVYTLRCWAQGRGLSGSGPLLNNYALTLLVIYFLQTRDPPVLPTVSQLTQKAGEGEQVEVDGWDCSFPRDASRLEPSTNKEPLSSLLAQFFSCVSCWDLRGSLLSLREGQALPVAGGLPSNLWEGLRLGPMNLQDPFDLSHNVAANVTSRVAGRLQNCCRAAANYCRSLQYQRRSSRGRDWGLLPLLQPSSPSSLLSATPIPLPPAPFTQLTAALVQVLREALGCHIEQGTKRLRSEGVGTGESPQGGTSKRLKLDSEKNSCEEGQEEQQGCAGDHGEDGVEEMVIEVGETVQDWAMRSPGQPGELPLTTRKHPATGEEGQSGPAALAEQGPKRPEATQERSEGETEKGASLSSVSWRCALWHRVWQGRRRARRRLQQQTKEGDGGSAGTGAGWLATEARVTRELRGLSSAEQRPEAEPLLTFVASASQADQTLTVTPLQDSQGLFPDLHHFLQVFLPQALRNLLK